The genomic segment GGTCCTAGAGATTAGCCGGGTGATCGAAGATCCCCGGAATCGATAAAAAAAACTGAGCATCGCGCAGCGATGCCACGTCTTCGAGCGGGGGGGTGACACCCTCATGCGGGCTACGGAACTTTTGGACCTTAAACCGGTGGTCTATGCGCGGCGTCGACCACCGGCTAATCCTTGAGAACCCTGCAGGTTCCTCACGGCTCGATCGCGAGCCTGTGTTTCTAGAGAACCCTCTCAAGTTCAAATCACCCGCCGGCTCCGGAACGCCGGCCGCTTTCCGGCTTGCCAGCGACGGCCCCAAGGCTCAGTTTTGCTCCCGAAAATTAACGAAAACCAATTTTAACTGTCACTATGCCTGCAGCGTTTCCCAAGATCCCGAAAATTCAGTTCGAAGGACCGAAGTCCCGAAATCCTTTTGCCTTTAAGCACTACAACGCGACCGAGTTGGTAGAAGGCAAACCGATGAAGGATCATTTCCGCTTTTCCGTCGTCTACTGGCATACGATGTGTGGAAATGGTTCCGACATGTTCGGATGGGGAACCTGGGACCGTCCTTGGGATCGCAACACCAAGGACAATTCCATCGAGCGCGCGAAGCGTCGTGTGCCGGTATTCTTCGAGTTCTGTGAGAAGCTGGGCGCCCCGTTCTATGCGTGGCATGACCGCGACGTCGCTCCTCACGGCAAGACCCTCCGCGAATCCAACAAGTATCTCGACACCATCGCCACCCTGCTGAAGGCACAGCAAAAAGCGACCGGCATCAAGCTGCTCTGGGGCACTGCTCAAAACTTTGTTCATCCGCGCTACATGCACGGCGCCGCCACCAGCTGCAACGCCGACGCATTCGCGTTCGCAGCCGCCCAGGTCAAGACTGCTCTCGACCTGACCCAGGAACTCAAGGGCGAAGGCTACGTGTTCTGGGGTGGTCGGGAAGGTTACAGCACGCTGCTCAACACCGATCTGAAGCGCGAGATGGAACACCTGGCGACCTTCATGCAGATGGCCGTCGATTATAAGAAGAAGATCGGGTTCAAAGGACAGTTCTACATCGAACCCAAGCCCAAGGAACCTACCAAGCATCAGTACGACTCCGACGCCGCGGCCTGCCTGAATTTCCTGCGGGAGTTTGATCTGCTCCCGCACTTCAAGCTGAACCTCGAAACCAATCACGCTACCCTGGCCGGCCACAGCATGCAGCACGAGCTGGAAGTTGCCGGCGCAGCCGGAGCCCTGGGTTCCATGGACGCCAACATGGGCGACCTGTTCCTCGGCTGGGACACCGATCAGTTCCCGACCGACCTCTACCTCACCACCCAGTGCATGCTCAGTATTCTCAAATACGGAGGATACACCACCGGCGGAACTAACTTCGATGCCAAGCTGCGTCGTGAGAGTGTGGATCCCGCCGATCTCTTCCACGCCCACATCGCCGGCATGGACACCTTCGCGCGCGGCCTGAAGATCGCGGCAGCCATCCGCAAAGACGGACGGCTCGCGGAATTCGTCAAACACCGCTACCGCTCCTGGGATTCCGGCATCGGGAAGCAGATCGAGAAACGCAAAGTCGGCTTCAAAGATCTGACCGCCTACGCCCTCAAGATGGGTGAGGTCAAGACCCAGGAAAGTGGCCGACAAGAATATCTCGAGAACCTCTTCAACGAGTTCATCTGAAGCAGACGCGGCCCGGCCCCTACCCCACCATCGCGCATAGCGGCGGCGAGTGGTCAGAGAGCTGGTCCGATTCCAGCGAGTTTAAATGCAAAGGTCACGAGTCCAACCAGGGCTCGTGACCTTTTGTTTGTGGTCTTGATCCAGAAGGCAGGGGTGAGATCACGCATGGGCAACAGAGATCTCAGTCTTCACCGACTGGGCGATAAAACACTGGTCATGGGCGACGTGATGCAACTGATCCTCGTCCTCACGGGTGGGCAGCCGGTCTCCGCTGTAGACGATCTTCGGATGAAGTGTCACCGCGCTAACCCAAGGCACACCTGAAGGCCCCTTTGCCATCACTCCCACCGCGTCATCCTCGTAGCTATCGATCTGGAACCCTTTCTTGGCGGCCAGGTAAAGATAGGTCAGCATATGACAGCTCGAGATGGACGCCACGAAAGCCTCCTCCGGATCCACCCCCGCGGGATTGGAATAAGGTAGCGGGACCACTGAGGGGGATGAAGAAGCGATCACGGTGGCACCCCCATCGAAAGCCCACGTGTGCTCCCGGGAGTATTTCCCCTTCAGGAAATCCGGGCTGGTGCACTTCCAAACAACCTTCGCATGATGATCAGACATAGAATTAGATTCAGAGTTCTTACCAATATTTTGGCCCACGGAACACGCGGATCACACAGACAACAGTAACGTCAGTCGGCCCGGCCCTCGCAGGTCACTTTTTAGATCCGTGTGGTCCGTGTGTTCCGCGGGCAATACGTCCCCGCGCTTATTTCCGACCGCCCGCCTGGCGACATTCTTCAATGAGCTTCAGATAAGTCTGCTCCGCGTGATCGTAGGTCTTCTTGAAATCGTCCTTCTCATCGGCATCCATGAACCGCTCCTTCTGCTGACGGCATTGGCGCAAGCTCGCCAGACACCACTCCGCGCTCTTGAGGGACGCACGGATCGGCTGCCCACCCACCTCGACAAAGATCGGATTGGTATGGGACGACGGGAGAATTCGCAGCGCTACCCAACTGCTCTTCTCAATCGGCACATCGAAGGAGACATCCTCCAGATGTCCGTCGGCTTCGATTTCCTTCCGGGCCACCGGATACCCGTTCACCAAGACTTCCACCGGCACGCGACGGGACTCTCCCAGCCGCGCCCACTCGATGCTCCAGAATGGCCTCACGCCGCTGCCGCCCCAGGGAGGAGACGCCTTAACCTTGTTCGCGAAGTAGGGATTGATGGCCTCAGGCAGCCGGGCAGCGACTTGAGCAGTCACTTTCACCGGACCGGCTTGGGACAGCCGCAAGGTGCTATCGCCTTCTCCCATCACCTGTCCGTTCGCGGAAAAGCCCATCAAGTGGCTCTTTCCGTCACCCACATAGTTGCGCCCCGCCCTGATTCCTTCGCACCAAGCATTGTAGTCCAGCTTGGGGCCGAGATGTACATAGCTCCGACCAAGACCTACCTTCTCCCCGTAAATGCAGGGGAAGTCGGTCTCGCCACTAATACGGGTTCGGTATCCGACATTCAGGGTGTGATACCAAATGTTGAGTTCCCAGACGAACGGCGTGTCGACGGTGGAGATAAAGTCCACAGCGGGCACCAACTTGCCATCCGGCCCTGGCACCACATGCGTGACATCGGCGATGTATTCGTTCGCTCCAATTCCATCGAACGGCGGCACCTCGTAGTTGGGTAGATCCGTCGATTTAGTCGCCAATCCCCATCCAGAGTGCGCCGGCCCGACGAGTGCTCCCTGAGCCTTGGCCCAGCGAAGGGTGTTCAAGCCCAGCTTCGGCCAGTGATGCTTCGAGTCTCCACCCGGGTACATCTGGTCCCGTAACCGAAGCAGGCACAGATGGCCGCTCTCGTGCGACCCGAATCCCGAAACCTCAATGTCATAGCGCAACAGATAAGGATAGCTGGAAACCCGATCGTCCTTGCCGGTGAAAAACTGCTTTTGATAGTCAAAGCAAGGTCCCCAAGTCAGGTTGGCCCCAACCTTGAGATCCTCTCCCACAATGTGGCGCTGCATGTCAGGTGCATGAACGCCTTCGGAGGGCTTAACATAGTGAGCACAGCCTGCGGCATGGATATGATGATCGCCCGACCACCAACCCTTCAGCGAGGGATCAATCCAGCGCCTGGACTGAAACTTCAACTCGCGAGTGTCGGCCGCGACCAGCACCGTTCTTCGCTCAGGGATAGACTCCGGACCGCGGTTGAAATCAATGGTGTAGGTTCCGGTTGGCAGCCGGATCTTCTCACCATCCGCTCGGTAGACCTGGGGATGAAAGCCAAAGTCGGGAGCCAGCCGCTTGGCCTGCGACGGATACACCCGTCCAGCCGCATCGCGGATCTCAAAGGATGCGGTGGTGGCGTGGCCGTTCTCGTCCTTGACCCGCAGAGTGATCGATTGCGCCGGCCGACAGTCAAACAGCAGATCCACCTCGTTGCGGAATCCGATGTCCTGGGTCCCCTGCCCCACATTAAAACTCATCTTGGCTTCGCGCTTTCCGGCATCGCGGCTATAGAGCTGGATGATTCGATACTCCAACTCCAGACCGCTCAACTTCTCGTTGAGCGGCTGGGTGTTGAACATCCGCAAGTCCAGCCACAGATCGTCCTGCGCGCCAAGAGCCCTCCGGTCTCCTTCTCGACGAAACAACTCGCTGCCGTTGGGGCTCTCCGCCTTCAACTCCGCGGTGGTCCCTGATTCATTGTGAACCTTGACCAAGAATTGCATCCACCCCTGCTCATTCAAAATGGGTTTCGCGGGCCCGGCGCTCACCTTCACCCGCATCTCCGGATTAATGTGCACCCCGTAGAGCGCATACCGGTCGAGCACTTGCTGCAGACCATCGCGCGCCGAATTGCCATCCTCATTGGCCAGAGCGGCGTCCAACTGTTGCTGGTCCGACGGGGCCAGCGGAAACCCCAAATGGTTCATCGCTTCAACGACTCGGCGGACCTGAGCTTTGAGAGGCTGCAGCTCCACTTGCGTGACGCGGGGAAACTCGGCGGCAAGAAGAGTCGCAGTGACAATCCAGATTATCCCGAGGGTGGTGAGGGCTGTTTTCATGGCAATGGGCTTCGTAGTGGTCGTGGGAGTGTAAGCAGACTGACCAGGCGGGATCAACTCCCATGGTAACCCACCGTAGGCACGTTAAATCGCAACTCACGGCCTACGCCCCCTCCCCATCGCTTGACAATTCGCCAAGAGGGCGATGTCCTTTCCGCACTCACTTCTTCGTCGTCTCTGTGTGAAGAATCCGGTTTCAATGAATAACCTATGAGCACCATCCGAGTTCTGGTCGGCACCAAGAAAGGGGCCTTTATCCTCACGTCCGACGGTAAACGTCAGCAGTGGAAGGTCAGCGGGCCTCATTTTGCGGGTTGGGAGATGTATCATCTCAAGGGATCTCCGGCCGATCCCAACCGAATCTATGCCTCCCAGACCAGCGGGTGGTTTGGCCAAATGATTCAGCGCTCGAATGACGGGGGGCAAACCTGGGAACCCGTCGGGAACGAGTTCAAATACGACGGCACCCCGGGCACGCATCAGTGGTACGATGGCACTCAACACCCCTGGGAATTCAAACGCATCTGGCACTTGGAACCTTCACCAACCGACCCTGATCTCGTGTACGCCGGGGCCGAAGACGCAGCCCTGTTCCGCACATCGGATGGCGGGAAGAGTTGGCAAGAGCTCCCCGCCCTGCGTGGAGCTAAGGGAAACCTGTGGCAACCCGGGGCGGGAGGAATGGGACTCCACACCATCATCCTGGATCGCACACGACCCGAACGCATCTACATCGCGATCTCAGCCGGGGGCGCCTTCCGGACGGACGACGGTGGACAAAGCTGGAAGCCGATCAATCGCGGGCTTAAGTCGCAATACGAACTGCCCGATCCCACCGCCGAGGTGGGACATTGTGTTCACCGGATCGCCATGCACCCCTCGCGTCCCGAAGTACTCTTCATGCAAAAGCACTGGGATATCATGCGCAGCGACAATGCCGGCGACATGTGGCACGAGGTAAGTGGAAACCTCCCGTCAGATTTTGGTTTTCCCATCGATGTGCATGCTCATGAGCCGGAAACGATCTATGTCGTCCCCATCAAGAGCGACTCCGAGCACTTCCCGCCCGACGGGAAACTCCGCGTTTATCGCAGCCGCACTGGGGGCAACGAATGGGAACCCCTGACCAAGGGCCTGCCCCAAGGCGACTGCTATGTAAATGTGCTTCGCGATGCCATGGCCGTCGACCAGCTAGACCCCTGCGGTGTTTACTTTGGAACGACTGGCGGGCAGGTCTATGTCTCTCCGGACAGCGGCAACACGTGGTCGCCCATCGTTCGCGACCTACCTGGGGTTTTGTCGGTCGAAGTTCAGACCTTGCCATGAGCGAGATCCGAGTTGTGCTGCCGTATCACCTGCGCACCATCGCTCGAGTGCAGGAGGAGGAGGTGCGTCTATCCGTGGAGGAACCGGTGACGCTGGGAGCCGCGCTCGATCAACTCGAGTCGGCCTATCCTTCTCTCCGAGGAACCATCCGAGATCATGGCACTCGCCAACGCCGACCATTCATCCGCTTTTTCGCCTGTCGAGAGGACTTCTCTCACGAATCGCAGGACACGCCCCTGCCGGAATCGGTGACCGCGGGCCGCGAACCGCTTCTCATCGTCGGTGCCATGGCAGGAGGATGAGGAAGCTGAGCCAGCTTCGTCCGCTTCGACATCCTTCTATGGAGTGCGGCAGCCCTCTGCCGCTTTCCCCTCCCCAGCGGAGCTGGGATCCCCCTCCGGGGGGCACCAAAAAGCTGTAGAGGCCTACAGCACTCCAAACGCTTCGCGAGAAAGTGCGGCCTATGGAGTGCGGCAGCCCTCTGCCGCCTTCCCCCCCCCAGCGGAGCTGGGATCCCCCTCCGGGGGCCCGAAAAGCTGTAGAGGCCTACAGCACTCCAAACGCTTCGCGAGAAAGTGTGGCCTATGGAGTGCGGCAGCCCTCTGCCGCTTTCCCCTCCCCAGCGGAGCTGGGATCCCCCTCCGGGGGCACCAAAAAGCTGTAGAGGCCTACAGCACTCCAAACGCCGCCGCCGCACTTCCTCACTCGTGCCGCAGGGCTTCGATCGGATCCAATTTGGCCGCGCTCGCCGCCGGGTATAAACCAAAGAT from the Verrucomicrobiales bacterium genome contains:
- the xylA gene encoding xylose isomerase produces the protein MPAAFPKIPKIQFEGPKSRNPFAFKHYNATELVEGKPMKDHFRFSVVYWHTMCGNGSDMFGWGTWDRPWDRNTKDNSIERAKRRVPVFFEFCEKLGAPFYAWHDRDVAPHGKTLRESNKYLDTIATLLKAQQKATGIKLLWGTAQNFVHPRYMHGAATSCNADAFAFAAAQVKTALDLTQELKGEGYVFWGGREGYSTLLNTDLKREMEHLATFMQMAVDYKKKIGFKGQFYIEPKPKEPTKHQYDSDAAACLNFLREFDLLPHFKLNLETNHATLAGHSMQHELEVAGAAGALGSMDANMGDLFLGWDTDQFPTDLYLTTQCMLSILKYGGYTTGGTNFDAKLRRESVDPADLFHAHIAGMDTFARGLKIAAAIRKDGRLAEFVKHRYRSWDSGIGKQIEKRKVGFKDLTAYALKMGEVKTQESGRQEYLENLFNEFI
- a CDS encoding CehA/McbA family metallohydrolase; translated protein: MKTALTTLGIIWIVTATLLAAEFPRVTQVELQPLKAQVRRVVEAMNHLGFPLAPSDQQQLDAALANEDGNSARDGLQQVLDRYALYGVHINPEMRVKVSAGPAKPILNEQGWMQFLVKVHNESGTTAELKAESPNGSELFRREGDRRALGAQDDLWLDLRMFNTQPLNEKLSGLELEYRIIQLYSRDAGKREAKMSFNVGQGTQDIGFRNEVDLLFDCRPAQSITLRVKDENGHATTASFEIRDAAGRVYPSQAKRLAPDFGFHPQVYRADGEKIRLPTGTYTIDFNRGPESIPERRTVLVAADTRELKFQSRRWIDPSLKGWWSGDHHIHAAGCAHYVKPSEGVHAPDMQRHIVGEDLKVGANLTWGPCFDYQKQFFTGKDDRVSSYPYLLRYDIEVSGFGSHESGHLCLLRLRDQMYPGGDSKHHWPKLGLNTLRWAKAQGALVGPAHSGWGLATKSTDLPNYEVPPFDGIGANEYIADVTHVVPGPDGKLVPAVDFISTVDTPFVWELNIWYHTLNVGYRTRISGETDFPCIYGEKVGLGRSYVHLGPKLDYNAWCEGIRAGRNYVGDGKSHLMGFSANGQVMGEGDSTLRLSQAGPVKVTAQVAARLPEAINPYFANKVKASPPWGGSGVRPFWSIEWARLGESRRVPVEVLVNGYPVARKEIEADGHLEDVSFDVPIEKSSWVALRILPSSHTNPIFVEVGGQPIRASLKSAEWCLASLRQCRQQKERFMDADEKDDFKKTYDHAEQTYLKLIEECRQAGGRK
- a CDS encoding MoaD/ThiS family protein, with product MSEIRVVLPYHLRTIARVQEEEVRLSVEEPVTLGAALDQLESAYPSLRGTIRDHGTRQRRPFIRFFACREDFSHESQDTPLPESVTAGREPLLIVGAMAGG
- a CDS encoding exo-alpha-sialidase, which gives rise to MSTIRVLVGTKKGAFILTSDGKRQQWKVSGPHFAGWEMYHLKGSPADPNRIYASQTSGWFGQMIQRSNDGGQTWEPVGNEFKYDGTPGTHQWYDGTQHPWEFKRIWHLEPSPTDPDLVYAGAEDAALFRTSDGGKSWQELPALRGAKGNLWQPGAGGMGLHTIILDRTRPERIYIAISAGGAFRTDDGGQSWKPINRGLKSQYELPDPTAEVGHCVHRIAMHPSRPEVLFMQKHWDIMRSDNAGDMWHEVSGNLPSDFGFPIDVHAHEPETIYVVPIKSDSEHFPPDGKLRVYRSRTGGNEWEPLTKGLPQGDCYVNVLRDAMAVDQLDPCGVYFGTTGGQVYVSPDSGNTWSPIVRDLPGVLSVEVQTLP
- a CDS encoding OsmC family protein, with protein sequence MSDHHAKVVWKCTSPDFLKGKYSREHTWAFDGGATVIASSSPSVVPLPYSNPAGVDPEEAFVASISSCHMLTYLYLAAKKGFQIDSYEDDAVGVMAKGPSGVPWVSAVTLHPKIVYSGDRLPTREDEDQLHHVAHDQCFIAQSVKTEISVAHA